The following are from one region of the Phycisphaeraceae bacterium genome:
- a CDS encoding TIGR00730 family Rossman fold protein, producing MTRSDWGKKPPPGEERSFLEGPKLRREELFRSVRFFSEFIRGFRQLHFIGPCVTVFGSARFAEDHRYYKLAREAGRALADAGFAVMTGGGPGIMEAANRGARDRKGLSIGCNIQLPMEQEPNPYLDRFVEFRYFFVRKVMLVKYSDAFIVMPGGYGTLDEVFETAVLVQTKKIEQFPIVLMGVDFWEPLFAFMRERLLAEGTVSPEDLDLLTLTDSVDEAMAKITAAREARHRETPIRQMSILGER from the coding sequence ATGACGCGTTCGGATTGGGGCAAGAAGCCCCCGCCCGGCGAGGAGCGCTCGTTTCTCGAAGGCCCGAAGCTTCGGCGGGAGGAGTTGTTCCGGTCGGTGCGCTTTTTTTCGGAGTTCATTCGCGGATTCCGTCAGTTGCACTTCATCGGGCCATGCGTGACGGTGTTCGGTTCGGCACGGTTCGCGGAGGATCATCGGTACTACAAGCTCGCACGCGAGGCTGGGCGTGCGCTGGCAGATGCCGGGTTTGCGGTGATGACCGGGGGCGGGCCTGGGATCATGGAGGCCGCCAACCGGGGTGCCCGGGATCGCAAAGGACTGAGCATCGGGTGCAACATTCAGTTGCCGATGGAGCAGGAGCCGAATCCGTATCTTGACCGATTCGTAGAGTTTCGGTATTTTTTTGTGCGCAAGGTCATGCTTGTGAAGTACTCGGATGCGTTCATCGTGATGCCGGGGGGGTATGGGACACTTGATGAGGTGTTCGAGACGGCGGTGCTGGTTCAGACGAAAAAGATTGAGCAGTTTCCGATCGTGTTGATGGGGGTTGACTTCTGGGAGCCTCTGTTCGCGTTCATGCGCGAGAGGTTGCTCGCGGAAGGGACGGTGAGCCCGGAGGATCTGGACCTGTTGACACTGACGGACTCGGTCGATGAAGCGATGGCGAAGATCACCGCGGCGCGCGAAGCTCGGCACCGCGAGACGCCAATCCGGCAGATGTCGATTCTGGGCGAGAGATAG